The Amblyraja radiata isolate CabotCenter1 chromosome 21, sAmbRad1.1.pri, whole genome shotgun sequence genome contains the following window.
tgggacagcagcttggaggagcgaGTGGAGAGGCGCTcactggtgtgggtgcgctggtgctccaacaGGGTGCcggggcgggtgaagcccttgccgcactgggtgcaggtgaatgggcgctcgccggtgtgggtgctctGGTGCCGCAGCAGGTGACTAgaccgggtgaagcccttgccacactgggtgcaggtgtaggggcgctcgccggtatggatgcgctggtgggacagcaggctgctggagcagatgaagcccttgccgcactgggcgcaggtgtagggccgctccccggtgtgggagcgctggtgcttcagcaggtgactgggccgggtgaagcccttgtcgcattgggcgcaggtgtaggggcgctcacctgtgtgggtgcgctggtgggacagcagcttggtggAGCTGGTAAAGCCGTTGCCGCActtggtgcaggtgtaggggcgctccccagtgtgggtgcactggtgcaccagcaagctgctggagcagatgaagttcttgccgcactgggcgcagatgcagGGCCGCTCCGcggtgtgggtgcgttggtgctccagcaggtgactggaccgggtgaagcccttgtcgcactgggtgcaggtgtagggccgctcgccggtgtgtgtgcgcttgtgcaccagcaggttactggaccgggtgaagcccttgccgcactgcgtgcaggtgtagggccgctccccggtgtgggtgcgctggtgctgcagcaggtgactagaccgggtgaagcccttgccacactgggtacAGGTgtgggggcgctcgccggtgtgggtgcgctggtgggacagcaggctgctggagcagatgaagcccttgccgcactgggcgcaggtgtagggccgctccccggtgtgggtgcgctggtgcttcagcaggcgaCCGggccgggtgaagcccttgccgcactgggcgcaggtgtaggggcgctcacctgtgtgggtgcgctggtgggacagcagcttggtggAGCTGGTAAAGccgttgccgcactgggtgcaggtgtatggGAGCTCCCCAGTGTGGGTGCACTGGTGCATCAGCAAGCTGCTGGAGCAGACGAagttcttgccgcactgggcgcaggtgcagGGCCGCTCCGCGGTGTGTgtgtgctggtgctccagcaggtgactggaccgggtgaagcccttgccgcactgggtgcaggtgtagggccgctcgccggtgtgtgtgcgatggtgcaccagcaggttacTGGACCgggcgaagcccttgccgcactgggtgcaggtgtagggccgctccccggtgtgggtgcgctggtgctcaagCAGGTGACTggaccgggtgaagcccttgccacactgggtgcaggtgtaggggcgctcgccggtgtgtgtgcgctggtgggaaagcagcctggtggagctggtgaagcccttgccgcaatgggtgcaggtgtagggtcgctcactggtgtgggtgcgctggtgcttcagcagggtgctggagtgggtgaagcccttgccacactgggcgcaggtgtaggggcgctcgccggtgtgggtgcgctggtgctctagCAGGTGACCGGACTGGGTGAAGCCATTGCCGCACttggtgcaggtgtagggcctctccccggtgtggatgcgctggtgctccagcagggtgctggagtgggtgaagcccttgccgcactgggcgcagcggtaggggcgctcgccggtgtgggtgcgctggtgggacagcagtttGTCGGACTGTGTGAAGCCTttaccgcagtcgctgcaggtgtaggggcgctcgctggcgtgcaggcgcctgtgcctcTTCAGCTgcatggacgacttgaagcctttgccgcagtcggagcaggtgaagggtcgctcactgctgtgcacccgctggtgctgcCGTAGCCCCGACAACTGGACAAAGCTCAtgtcgcaggtggagcagccatagggcttctcgcccgggtGCACCTGCTGGTGCATCTTCAGGTgattcgccgtcttgaagctcgTGCCAcagttggagcaggtgaagggcctctcgctggAGTGCACGCTGTTGTGCCCCTGCAGGTACTTGTAGTGGGTGAAGCTCATGCCGCATTCCGAGCAGTTGAAGggacgttctcccgtgtgcacccgccggtgggcttCCAGCTCGCTCAGGCaccgccaggccttgccacacatgtcacactcataacgcttctccttgttgtgccccgtcatgtggtcctccatcgaagctcagcccgcacaccgagctgatgggggggctcaccggcaacctggccgccctcaatggccgctcacgtccctgtctctccgtccacagcaacggctcctaaaccctgcaggaggggaacaccgagggtcaacaATCtgtcaaacaggacattactagcacatattgtgtgcgtttatggcggaggaggctcctaaaccctgcaggaggggaacaccgagggtcaacaATCtgtcaaacaggacattactagcacatattgtgtgcgtttatggcggaggaaaccgttataaagAAATATTGAAAatgggtggagtaggccattcgccccttcgagcctgaaccattgaatatgatcatggctgatcatccaactcagtatcctgtacctgccttctctccataccccctgatccctttagctacaagggccacatctaactccctcttaaatatagccaatgaactggcctcaactactttctgtggcagagaattccacagattcaccactctctgtgtgaaaaaaacacTTTCTCATCACGGCCCTAAAAGTCTTCCTTCTTatacttaaactttgaccccttgttctggacttccccaacattgggaacaatcttcctgcatctagcctgtccaaccccttaagaattttgtacgtttctataagatcccccctcaatcctctaaattctagcgagtacaagccgagtctatccagtctttcttcatatgaaagtcctgccatcccaggaatcagtctggtgaaccttctctgtagtccctctatggcaagaatgtctttcctcagattaggagaccaaaactgtacgcaatactccaggtgtggtctcaccaagaccctgtacaactgctgtagaacctccctgctccgacacccctcaaatccttttgctacgaatgctaacatacgattcgctttcttcactgcctgatgcccctgcatgcctactttcaatgactagtgtaccatgacacccaggtctcgttgcatctccccttttcctaattcagataacagtctactttccagtTCTTGcagtcaaagtggataacctcacatttatccacattattctgcatctgccatgcatttgcccactaacccaacctatccaagtcaccttgcagcctcctagcatcctactcactgctaacactgccccccagcttcgtgtcatccacaaacttggagatgttgcattcaattccctcgtccaaatcattaatacatattgtaaatagctggggtaccagcactgagccttgcggtaccccactagtcactgcctgccattgtgaaaaggacccgtttactcctactctttgccagtcagttctctttccacatcaatactaaacccccaataccgtgtgctttaagtttgcatactaatctcttatgtgggaccttgtcaaaagccttctgaaagtccagatataacacatccactggttctcccttatccactataCTAGTTACAACctcgaaaattctataagattcgtcagacatgatttacctttcataaatccctgctgactttgtccaatgatttcaccactttccaaatgtgctactatcccatctttaataactgactctagcattttccccaccaccgatgttagactaactagtctgtaattacccgttttaaaaagtggggttacattagctaccctcc
Protein-coding sequences here:
- the LOC116985022 gene encoding zinc finger protein 850-like encodes the protein MEDHMTGHNKEKRYECDMCGKAWRCLSELEAHRRVHTGERPFNCSECGMSFTHYKYLQGHNSVHSSERPFTCSNCGTSFKTANHLKMHQQVHPGEKPYGCSTCDMSFVQLSGLRQHQRVHSSERPFTCSDCGKGFKSSMQLKRHRRLHASERPYTCSDCGKGFTQSDKLLSHQRTHTGERPYRCAQCGKGFTHSSTLLEHQRIHTGERPYTCTKCGNGFTQSGHLLEHQRTHTGERPYTCAQCGKGFTHSSTLLKHQRTHTSERPYTCTHCGKGFTSSTRLLSHQRTHTGERPYTCTQCGKGFTRSSHLLEHQRTHTGERPYTCTQCGKGFARSSNLLVHHRTHTGERPYTCTQCGKGFTRSSHLLEHQHTHTAERPCTCAQCGKNFVCSSSLLMHQCTHTGELPYTCTQCGNGFTSSTKLLSHQRTHTGERPYTCAQCGKGFTRPGRLLKHQRTHTGERPYTCAQCGKGFICSSSLLSHQRTHTGERPHTCTQCGKGFTRSSHLLQHQRTHTGERPYTCTQCGKGFTRSSNLLVHKRTHTGERPYTCTQCDKGFTRSSHLLEHQRTHTAERPCICAQCGKNFICSSSLLVHQCTHTGERPYTCTKCGNGFTSSTKLLSHQRTHTGERPYTCAQCDKGFTRPSHLLKHQRSHTGERPYTCAQCGKGFICSSSLLSHQRIHTGERPYTCTQCGKGFTRSSHLLRHQSTHTGERPFTCTQCGKGFTRPGTLLEHQRTHTGERPFVCVECGKGFTRLDHLLEHRRVHSGQCPFTSPLCSKAFACSSSLLAHRHVDR